In Nocardioides sp. JQ2195, a genomic segment contains:
- a CDS encoding NADPH:quinone oxidoreductase family protein encodes MRALVCNQLGTPDVLELTELPDLEPGLGEVVVDVRAAGVNFPDGLMVAGNYQTKPELPFVPGSEVAGVVRSLGADVTALHVGQRVTAFCRIGGYAEQARVAAAHVHPIPDTMPWSDAAAMPVAYGTSYHGLVDRAGLAAGETVLVLGAAGGVGLTAVEIGRALGARVIAAASSAEKLALCAAHGADELIDYRRDDLSERINEITGGSGVDVVYDPVGGAAAEAAVRRLTWGGRYLTVGYASGDIPRVGMNRLLLNEGNLMGVLWGAWARRNPERDAANMAQLFDWHQEGLLRPHIGGTHDLADGVKALDVVMNRGALGKLVLLTSNQNGITQ; translated from the coding sequence ATGCGCGCACTGGTCTGCAACCAGCTGGGGACGCCCGATGTCCTCGAGCTGACCGAGCTGCCCGACCTGGAGCCGGGCCTCGGAGAGGTGGTCGTCGACGTCCGTGCTGCGGGGGTGAACTTCCCCGACGGGCTGATGGTCGCCGGCAACTATCAGACCAAGCCGGAGCTGCCGTTCGTGCCCGGCTCGGAGGTCGCCGGTGTGGTCCGTTCACTCGGTGCCGACGTGACTGCCCTGCACGTCGGTCAGCGGGTGACGGCGTTCTGCCGGATCGGGGGCTACGCCGAACAGGCCCGGGTGGCAGCAGCGCACGTCCACCCGATCCCGGACACCATGCCCTGGTCCGACGCAGCGGCCATGCCGGTCGCGTACGGCACGTCCTACCACGGGCTGGTCGACCGGGCCGGGCTCGCGGCAGGGGAGACCGTGCTCGTGCTCGGAGCCGCCGGAGGCGTCGGCCTCACCGCCGTCGAGATCGGGCGTGCGCTCGGTGCCCGGGTGATCGCGGCCGCCTCGAGCGCCGAGAAGCTTGCCCTGTGTGCCGCCCACGGCGCCGACGAGCTGATCGACTACCGCCGCGACGACCTCTCCGAGAGGATCAACGAGATCACCGGGGGCTCCGGTGTGGACGTCGTCTACGACCCCGTCGGCGGAGCGGCCGCGGAAGCCGCCGTACGCCGTCTGACCTGGGGAGGGCGCTACCTCACCGTCGGTTACGCCTCGGGCGACATCCCCCGGGTGGGGATGAACCGGCTGTTGCTCAACGAGGGCAACCTGATGGGAGTCCTGTGGGGCGCGTGGGCGCGACGGAACCCGGAGCGCGACGCCGCCAACATGGCGCAACTCTTCGACTGGCACCAGGAAGGACTGCTGCGTCCGCACATTGGCGGCACCCATGACCTCGCGGACGGGGTCAAGGCGCTCGACGTGGTGATGAACCGCGGAGCACTCGGCAAGCTCGTCCTGCTCACCTCGAACCAGAACGGAATCACGCAATGA
- a CDS encoding acyl-CoA dehydrogenase family protein, whose protein sequence is MTTSSMDLGPSPRVTELLVKLQRFMDDCVYPAESVYAEQRAAAGPEGLHVSPPVVEELKEQARERGLWNLFLPDISGLSNLEYSYIAELTGRSPYLAPEALNCAAPDTGNMELLHLFGTDEQKKEWLEPLLDGRIRSGFSMTEPEVASSDARNISTSITRDGDEYVINGRKWWTTGAADPNCKILILMGKTDPEAETYRQQSMILVPLDTPGVTVVRSLPIYGYHDQHGHGEIIFEDVRVPVENLLGEEGSGFAIAQARLGPGRIHHAMRCIGMAERGLEMMVRRTLSRDAFGGPISDQGVVRTWIAESRMEIEQARLLVLKTAWLIDKIGVKGAATEVAAIKVIAPRIARSVLDRSIQSHGGGGVTDDFPIARMWATARILGIADGPDEVHIRSVARVEIRKHRSPVG, encoded by the coding sequence ATGACCACCTCCAGCATGGATCTGGGACCCTCTCCGCGGGTCACCGAGCTCCTCGTGAAGCTGCAGCGTTTCATGGACGACTGCGTCTACCCGGCCGAGTCGGTGTACGCCGAGCAGCGCGCGGCCGCTGGCCCCGAAGGCCTGCACGTCTCGCCTCCGGTCGTCGAGGAGCTCAAGGAACAGGCGCGCGAGCGTGGTCTGTGGAACCTCTTCCTGCCTGACATCTCCGGCCTGTCGAACCTCGAGTACTCCTACATCGCAGAGCTGACCGGTCGCTCGCCCTACCTGGCGCCCGAGGCACTGAACTGTGCAGCGCCGGACACCGGCAACATGGAGCTGCTGCACCTGTTCGGCACCGACGAGCAGAAGAAGGAGTGGCTCGAGCCGCTCCTCGACGGCCGGATCAGGTCGGGGTTCTCGATGACGGAGCCCGAGGTCGCCTCCTCCGACGCCCGCAACATCAGTACCTCCATCACCCGCGACGGGGACGAGTACGTCATCAACGGTCGCAAGTGGTGGACCACCGGGGCGGCGGACCCGAACTGCAAGATCCTGATCCTGATGGGCAAGACCGACCCGGAGGCCGAGACCTATCGGCAGCAGTCGATGATCCTGGTCCCGCTGGACACCCCGGGTGTCACGGTCGTCAGGTCACTGCCGATCTACGGCTACCACGACCAGCACGGACACGGCGAGATCATCTTCGAGGACGTCCGCGTGCCGGTCGAGAACCTGCTCGGCGAGGAGGGCTCCGGCTTCGCGATCGCCCAGGCCAGGCTCGGTCCCGGCCGGATCCACCACGCGATGCGGTGCATCGGCATGGCGGAGCGGGGCCTGGAGATGATGGTTCGCCGGACGCTGTCCCGGGACGCCTTCGGTGGCCCGATCTCCGACCAGGGTGTGGTGCGGACCTGGATCGCCGAGTCGCGCATGGAGATCGAGCAGGCGCGGCTGCTGGTCCTCAAGACCGCCTGGCTGATCGACAAGATCGGGGTCAAGGGTGCGGCCACCGAGGTCGCCGCGATCAAGGTGATCGCTCCCCGGATCGCACGGTCGGTTCTCGATCGGTCGATCCAGAGCCACGGTGGCGGTGGCGTCACCGATGACTTCCCGATCGCGCGGATGTGGGCTACGGCGCGGATCCTCGGCATCGCCGACGGTCCGGACGAGGTGCACATTCGCAGCGTCGCCAGGGTGGAGATCAGGAAGCACCGCAGCCCGGTGGGTTGA
- a CDS encoding PadR family transcriptional regulator, with product MAVTNDDEDLPNLRTTSWAVLGLLSFGSELSGYDLKKWADWSLRFFYWAPSFSQIYSELRKLEELGYATSRVVSKDDVRGKRLYSITATGTRTMARWVAESPVEPVVLKHGVMLRMWLGHLGDPASLREALAEHRELSEKMRVRAAADAVGAAAEPGWAFPELVLRWSEQYYASERDRTDSMLADLDALLARPRRSRRRESSPTPLSPDQLRQHDD from the coding sequence ATGGCAGTGACGAATGACGACGAGGACTTGCCCAACCTCAGGACCACCAGCTGGGCGGTGCTCGGACTGCTCTCCTTCGGCTCCGAACTCTCGGGCTACGACCTGAAGAAGTGGGCGGACTGGAGCCTGCGATTCTTCTACTGGGCGCCGTCCTTCAGCCAGATCTACAGCGAGCTGCGCAAGCTCGAGGAGCTCGGCTACGCCACTTCGCGTGTGGTCAGCAAGGACGACGTGCGCGGCAAACGGCTCTACTCGATCACCGCGACCGGCACCCGGACGATGGCCCGGTGGGTCGCTGAGTCCCCCGTCGAACCAGTGGTGCTCAAGCACGGCGTGATGCTGCGGATGTGGCTGGGGCACCTCGGTGACCCGGCATCGCTGCGGGAAGCCCTCGCCGAGCACCGGGAGCTCTCGGAGAAGATGCGTGTCCGGGCAGCAGCCGATGCCGTGGGCGCAGCCGCCGAGCCCGGTTGGGCCTTCCCGGAGCTGGTGCTGCGCTGGTCCGAGCAGTACTACGCCTCTGAGCGCGACCGCACGGACTCCATGCTGGCCGATCTCGATGCGCTCCTTGCGCGTCCCCGACGCTCGCGTCGGCGCGAATCCAGTCCGACGCCCCTCTCCCCCGACCAGCTGCGCCAGCACGACGACTGA
- a CDS encoding SDR family NAD(P)-dependent oxidoreductase, which translates to MTDLAKCFGERTAVVTGAGSGIGEAVARLAASIGMNVVLADLDEDRLESVRAALAGDGRRVLAVPTDVRDPEAVERLAERAHQEFGSVELLVNNAGIESIGRIWEMDPDTWHRVQGINAGGVFHGIRSFVPRMGANPRPTYVVNTASVAAISNGTMNAAYFASKHSVLAMTECLYLEALESFPSMTVSVVCPAAVSTRIFEDAVTDADEDVATGAMLEAMRGHLRHDGMSSDDAARTILQGAADGTFWIMTHPEAFTQIAARRADMLSSMTPPQPYVLRVGQASPARAR; encoded by the coding sequence ATGACAGACCTCGCGAAGTGCTTCGGAGAGCGCACGGCTGTGGTGACAGGTGCCGGGAGTGGGATCGGCGAAGCGGTGGCCCGACTGGCGGCCAGCATCGGGATGAACGTGGTGCTGGCCGACCTCGACGAGGACCGGCTCGAGAGCGTGCGCGCTGCCCTGGCAGGTGATGGCCGGCGGGTCCTGGCCGTGCCGACCGACGTACGGGACCCCGAGGCGGTCGAGCGTCTCGCCGAGCGGGCCCACCAGGAGTTCGGCAGCGTCGAGCTTCTGGTCAACAACGCCGGGATCGAGTCGATCGGTCGGATCTGGGAGATGGACCCGGACACCTGGCACCGGGTTCAGGGGATCAACGCCGGCGGAGTCTTCCACGGCATCCGGTCCTTCGTTCCGCGGATGGGCGCGAACCCCCGACCCACCTACGTGGTGAACACCGCGTCCGTTGCTGCGATCAGCAACGGCACGATGAATGCCGCCTACTTCGCGTCCAAGCACTCGGTCCTGGCGATGACGGAGTGCCTCTACCTCGAGGCTCTCGAGTCGTTCCCCTCGATGACCGTCTCCGTGGTGTGCCCGGCCGCAGTGAGCACCCGGATCTTCGAGGACGCGGTCACGGATGCGGACGAGGACGTAGCCACCGGGGCGATGCTCGAGGCGATGCGTGGCCACCTGCGGCACGACGGGATGTCCTCCGACGATGCGGCCCGGACCATCCTGCAAGGGGCGGCCGACGGCACCTTCTGGATCATGACCCATCCCGAGGCGTTCACCCAGATCGCCGCACGTCGGGCCGACATGCTCTCCTCGATGACGCCTCCACAGCCCTATGTGCTCCGGGTGGGCCAAGCCTCGCCGGCCCGGGCTCGCTGA